AAAAAATGTGATATTATTTCTGTTGATTTTAATACTATTATTTACAATATCAAGGAGAATTATGTTTAAAATTTTTATAATTTTAATATTGTGTGTGTTTAATGTTGCATATGCAACTAATACGGAACAAATAAATTTAGTCGATACTTGGGTTGGTATAACAACTCTTGGTGTTTTTATTGTTGGATATTATGTGATTGCAAATGAAGAAAAATATGATGTAGATAAATCACTTCCTGCACTTTTTGTTGGGATATTTACATTTTTATTGATTGCAGTTTATTTTATACTAAATGGTTTAGATATAAAGCTCGTACATGAAGAAGCTGAAAATGTTATTCTTGAAATTGCAGAGATATTTTTCTTTTTATTTGTAGCAATGACATATATTGAATCTTTAATTTATATGGGTGTTTTTGATAAGTTAAAATATAATCTTGTATCAAAAGGATTTACTTATAAAAAACTTTTTTGGGCAACAGGTTTTATTGCTTTTTTCTTATCTCCAATTGCTGATAATTTAACAACAGCGCTTATTTTATCAACTGTTTTAATAACTATTGAAAAACAAAAAAAAGAGTTTTTAGTTCCAGGAGCTATAAATATAGTAGTTGCTGCAAATGCAGGAGGTGCATGGTCGCCTTTTGGTGATATTACTACACTTATGGTATGGAGTTCAGGAAAAGGTGATTTCTTAGACTTTATTTATCTATTTCCAGCTTCAATTGTAGGGTATTTGATTACTGCTTTTTTACTCTCTCTTGTTGTACCAAATACAAAACCAGAATTTGATGCAAATATACCTATTCCTAAGATGAAAGAGGGTGCAAAAGCTATAATAATACTTGGAATTTTAACAATTGTTATGGCAGTAGTTTCTCATCAAGTTTTAGATTTTCCAGCTATGTGGGGAATGATGGGTGGATTGGTTTTATTGAAAATATATTCATATAAACTAAAAAAAGAGTATGGAAGTGAGCATTTTGATATATTTCAATCTATGTCAAAAATAGAAAATAATACACTTATGTTTTTCTTTGGTATTTTAGCAGCTGTTGGTGCATTGTATTTTGTTGGTTGGCTAACACTTGCTTCTGTAATTTATGAGCCAAACTATTTAGGAGCAACATATTCAAATATTGCAGTTGGTTTTTTATCAGCAATAGTTGATAATGTTCCTGTAATGTCAGCAATATTAAAAGCAAATCCAAATATGGATCATGCAAATTGGTTATTAGTTACATTAACAGCTGGAATTGGAGGTTCATTGATCTCTTTTGGAAGTGCTGCTGGAGTAGGGGTTATGGGTAAATTAAAAGGTATTTATACATTTAATAGCCATATGAAATATGCATGGATGATATTGATTGGTTATTTTGTATCTATTGCTATTTGGTATGTGCAGTTTGATATTTTGAAGTTTTATTAATTATAATATTAAACTACTATATTATTATAGTAGTTTAATGTTTATCCTACTTAATTAATTTTATTTTTTAATTCTTTTCTGATACGACTTAAATGAGTAGGTGAAATACCTAAATACGATGCTATATAATACTTAGGAACTCTTTTTATAATATTTTTAAATTGTTCATTGAATTTTTCATACCTTTGTTTAGCATTATCAAGAACAAGAGAAGAGCTTATATCATCTCTTTCTAATACCCAATGTTTTTCTAAATAAAATATATGGAAATATTTCAAGTCATCATATTTTTCTAAAAGCTTTCTATATTCATTATGTTTAATATCTATAACTATTGAATCCTCTATTGCTTGAACTACTGCATTTATTGGTTTTTTATATAATAGGGCAACCATTGGCCCATAAAATTTAGTTTCCCAGAAAAATTTCTTTGTATATTCTTCTGCTTTTTCATTAAATGAAAATGTTCTAAATAAACCTTTATATACATATGAAAATACATCTACTTTATCATAGAGTTCAAATGCATATACATTTTTCTTTATTTCTTTTATTATGCATATATTTTTAAATTCTTTCCACGTTTTTTCTGAAATAGGATAATAAGAATCTAAAGTTTTTTTAAGTGAATTAAATATTTGTTCTGTATTTATGTTCATATACCATCTTTATAATTTTAGAAAGGATATTATAAATTTATTAAAAAATCAACATATGTATATGACAAAACTAAATAATTTTGATAATCTATATCAAAAAGGATATTTTATGTCAAAAACTTTTTATGCACATATTTTAATTTTATTAGCAACGTTTATATCAGGAGGTTCATTTTTAGTATCTCAAAAGTTATCAGGAGTAATTAATCCTATATCAATTAATTTATTAAGATTTCTAATAGCAACAGTAACTTTAATTCCTTTTATATTTTTAAAAAAAGAGTATAGAATAAAACTTATTTCAACTTTTAAAAGAGCATTTATAATAAGTTTTTTTTACACATCATTTTTAATAGGAATGTTTATCTCTTTAGAACACACAAGTGCTTTAAATACTGGAGCAATATTTACTCTTGTGCCTTTACTTACTGCATTATTATCAATAATATTTTTTAAACAAAAGATTCCCAAAAAACAATATATAGTGTATTTTTTTGGAATTATTGGAACTTGTATTGTAATATTTAAAGGAGATATAAAACTTCTTTTGTCACTAACTTTAAATAAAGGAGATATATTTTTTCTTATTTCTATTTTATTTATATCTATGTATTCTATTTGTGCAAAATATTTTTATAAAGAGGATGATAAATTAATTGTTTTAGTTTTTATGACATTAGTTGGCGGTTGCATTTGGAT
The window above is part of the Malaciobacter marinus genome. Proteins encoded here:
- the nhaD gene encoding sodium:proton antiporter NhaD, translated to MFKIFIILILCVFNVAYATNTEQINLVDTWVGITTLGVFIVGYYVIANEEKYDVDKSLPALFVGIFTFLLIAVYFILNGLDIKLVHEEAENVILEIAEIFFFLFVAMTYIESLIYMGVFDKLKYNLVSKGFTYKKLFWATGFIAFFLSPIADNLTTALILSTVLITIEKQKKEFLVPGAINIVVAANAGGAWSPFGDITTLMVWSSGKGDFLDFIYLFPASIVGYLITAFLLSLVVPNTKPEFDANIPIPKMKEGAKAIIILGILTIVMAVVSHQVLDFPAMWGMMGGLVLLKIYSYKLKKEYGSEHFDIFQSMSKIENNTLMFFFGILAAVGALYFVGWLTLASVIYEPNYLGATYSNIAVGFLSAIVDNVPVMSAILKANPNMDHANWLLVTLTAGIGGSLISFGSAAGVGVMGKLKGIYTFNSHMKYAWMILIGYFVSIAIWYVQFDILKFY
- a CDS encoding Crp/Fnr family transcriptional regulator, whose product is MNINTEQIFNSLKKTLDSYYPISEKTWKEFKNICIIKEIKKNVYAFELYDKVDVFSYVYKGLFRTFSFNEKAEEYTKKFFWETKFYGPMVALLYKKPINAVVQAIEDSIVIDIKHNEYRKLLEKYDDLKYFHIFYLEKHWVLERDDISSSLVLDNAKQRYEKFNEQFKNIIKRVPKYYIASYLGISPTHLSRIRKELKNKIN
- a CDS encoding DMT family transporter translates to MSKTFYAHILILLATFISGGSFLVSQKLSGVINPISINLLRFLIATVTLIPFIFLKKEYRIKLISTFKRAFIISFFYTSFLIGMFISLEHTSALNTGAIFTLVPLLTALLSIIFFKQKIPKKQYIVYFFGIIGTCIVIFKGDIKLLLSLTLNKGDIFFLISILFISMYSICAKYFYKEDDKLIVLVFMTLVGGCIWMSLALFIFNVPLQWNRISSDNFVSLGYISIAATLITAYLYQKCTVVLGPKKIMAYTYLTPASIAILMFIVTSQVLTYWVIIGILISTFATVLLLIKS